The window TCGCCGCCGGTGAGGTCGCCGTAGACGAGGGCGACGTGCTCGCCGCCGTCGAGCGCGCTGGCGTAGCCGTAGGCCCGCCAGGTGCCGTACACGGTGGGCACGTTCGTCTCGGCGACCCGGGTGACCATGCTCTCGGTACGGCGGCGGTGCTCGACGAGCTGCTCGATGGAGATGAGCGCCAGGTCGTGCTCGTCGGCGAAGGCCCGCAGCTCCGGGAGCCGGGCCATGGTCCCGTCGTCGTTGACGACCTCGGCCAGCACACCGGCGGGCGACAGGCCGGCGAGCCGCGCCAGGTCGACGGCCGCCTCGGTGTGACCGCGCCGGGCCAGCACGCCGCCGTCGTGGTAGCGCAGCGGGAAGATGTGGCCGGGCCGTACCAGCTCGTTCGGCTCGGTGGCGGAGTCGGCGAGCGCGCGGATCGTCCGGGCACGGTCGGCGGCCGAGATGCCCGTGGTGACGCCGTCGCGGGCGTCCACGCTGATCGTGTACGCCGTGCGCATGCGCTCCTTGTTCTCGAAGACCATGAGCGGCAGGCCCAGCCGGTCGAGCTCCTCGCCCACCATGGGCACGCAGATGACGCCGCTGGTGTGCCTGATGGTGAACGTCAGCAGCTCGGGAGTGGCCCTGGAGGCGGCGAAGATGATGTCGCCCTCGTTCTCGCGGTCGGCGTCGTCGACCACCACCACGGGCCGGCCGGCGCGGATGTCGGCGATGGCCCGCTCGACCGCGTCGAACCTGATCTCGGTCACGACGCCACCGCCAGCGAGCCGGGCACGTCCTGCCGGGAACGGTACTCCTTGAGCCACTTGACGAACCCGACGACGACGAGCACGAAGAACACGCCGTACACGGCGCCCGACACGACCAGCCCCGAGCTGAACGCCAGCGGCACGCCGACGAGGTCGACGGCCACCCAGACGACCCAGAAGTCGACCAGCGCCCGGCCCTGGGCCCAGGTGGCGGCGGCGCTGCCGACGAAGATGTAGGCATCGGCCGCCACCAGGAAGGCGCCCTTGGGCAGCGGCACCTCCGCGCCCCACGACCACTTCGTGACGTAGAACAGCAGGCCGACCAGAACCGTCCCGGCCAGCATGGCGCCGACCAGCGCGGCCCGCTCCCACGACTGCGCGGGCCGCACGGCGAGCCGGGCGCCGCCCTCGGTGCCGCGTCGCCAGGCCCACCAGCCGTAGACCGCGAGCACGCCGAACATGACCTGCTTGAGCGCGTTGCCGGTGAGACCGGCGTTGACGGAGGCGACGAACAGCAGCACCGAACCGGTGAACTGCACCGGCCAGGTCCAGATGGACCTGCGCATCGCCAGCAGGACGGTGGACAGGGCGGCGATGTTGCCGATCAGGTCCGTCCAGAGCACGTGGGTGCCGAACACGTTGAATCCGGCATCGGCCCAGTTCACTGCCTGACCACCAACCTCTCGACATACTTCGCGATCACGTCGACCTCGATGTTGACGACGTCGCCGACCTGGCGCCCGCCCATCGTGGTCAGCTGCAGCGTGGTGGGGATGAGGCTCACGCCGAAGCTGTCGTCGTCAACCGTCGTGACCGTCAAACTGATTCCGTCGATCGCGATCGAGCCCTTCTCGGCCACGTACCGGGCGAGGGCGGGCGGCAGCGAGAAGCGCAGGTCGTCCCAGCGTTCGCCGCTCTCGCGCGACAGCACCACGGCGGTGCCGTCGACGTGCCCCTGCACGATGTGGCCGCCGAGCCGCTGGTCGGCGCGTACGGCCCGCTCCAGGTTCACCGGCGAGCCCGCCTGGAGCGCGCCGAGAGAGCTGCGGTCGAGCGACTCCCTGATCACGTCCACCGTGAACACGTCGCCGTCGACGTCCACGACGGTCAGGCAGACGCCGTTGACGGCGATGGAGTCTCCGTGGGCGGCGTCCGAGGTGACGAGCGGGCCGCGCACGGACATCCGCGCGGAGTCTCCGGCCGGCTCGATCGCGACGACCTGGCCTTTTTCCTCGATGATTCCGGTGAACATCACACTTCCTCGCTGGGGTGGGGCGGGTTGGAGGGGGACGGGCCGGGGCGGGACGGGCCGCGGGCCGGCAGGGGGCGGGCGGTCAGGCGCAGGTCCGGGCCGACCAGGCGGACGTCGTCGAAGGCGAGCCGGTGGGCACCGGCGATGGTGGCGACGCCGGCCTCGCCGAGCGCGGCGGCGCCGGAGCCGAGGAGCGCGGGGGCCACGTAGGCGACGACCCGGTCGATGAGACCCTGCGCCAGGAACGAGCCGGCCAGGGTCGGGCCGCCTTCGAGGAACACGCTGACGACGTCGCGGCGGGCCAGCTCGCCCAGCAGGACGCACAGGTCCAGGCCGCCACGGGGGTCGCGGGGGACGCGCAGCAGCTCCACCCCGGGACGGCCCGCGATGCCGGCGGCCCCGGAGTCGGCGGGCCCGGAGTCGGCGGCGACCGCGATCAGGGTCGGGGCCTCGCCGTCCAGGACCCTGGCGGTGGGCGGCGTCCTGGCACCGGAGTCCACCACGACCCGCAGCACGGCAGCCGGAGCGGCGGCCGGGCGGGCGCCCGGCTCCGTGGCGGGCACGGCGGAGAGCACTGGGGCGGGCTCGGCGAAGGGCACTGGGGCGGGCTCGGTGGCGGGCTCGGTGGCGGGCACAGCGGCGGGCACAGCGGCGGGCTCGGCGGAGGGGTGGGCGGCCGGGGCGGGGCGGGCGGTGAGGCGGGGGTCGTCGGCCAGGACGGTCCCGATGCCCGCCATCACGGCGTCGGCTCGGGCCCGCAGCCGGTGCACGTCGGCGCGGGCCTCGGGCGAGGTGATCCACTGGCTGGTGCCGTCGGCGGCGGCCGACCGGCCGTCCAGGGTGGCGGCGAACTTCCAGGTCACGTGCGGCCTGCCGAGCCGGGCGAAGGTGAGCCATTCGGCGTTGACGCGCTCGGCCTCGGCGGCGAGGACGCCCGTCTCCACGGCGACCCCGTGCGCGCGCAACCGCTCGGCGCCCCCTGCGGCCTCGGGGTTCGGGTCGGGCACGGCGATCACCACGCGGGCGACGCCGGCGTCTAGCAGCGCCAGGCTGCAGGGGCCGGTGCGTCCGGTGTGGTCGCACGGCTCCAGCGTCACGTAGGCGGTGCCGCCGCGCGCCCGCTCTCCGGCCTGCCGCAGCGCGGCGACCTCGGCGTGCGGGCCTCCGGCGTAGGCGTGGAAGCCCTCCCCGGCCACCCGCCCGGCCGCGTCGAGCACGACGCAGCCCACGACGGGGTTGGGGCTGGTGGTGCCCTGCCCGAGCGCGGCCAGCTCGACGGCCCGCGCCATGTACGCGGCATCCCTCTCACCCGCGCCAACGCCACCCACGGACGTCACGGACCGCACGTCGGCCGTCTTGCGCGTCTCGGGTGTCTCGGGCTGGGCGCGCGTCGCGGGCGCGGTGCCGGCCGGCTGTCCTGCGGCGGGTGTCTCCACCCCGGGCCTCCTCGTCGCCATCGGCTTCGAGCGATGACGGGCCCCGGGGATGGTACGACGCGCGCGTACGCGTCACAGAGGCGCCCGGCCGACGCCGGACACCCGCGCGCTTCCTCCCATCCGGACTTTCACCGTCGGTCCCGGAATTTCACCGGATCAACCGGCCGATGGCATCGGCCGGGTCGCGGACTGTCACCGCCGGTTCGGAATTTCACCGACCCCGGAGCACGCTAGCTCTGTTCGCCTACCAGTCTGCCATGTCCGTAAAGGCACATGCCAGCGACCCCCACCATGGCACCCAAGCGGCCGCTTGGTCAAATGGTCAGGCGGCGGTGATGCGGCGGGCCTCACGGGCCGCCGGCGAATAGCGGACCTGGGCCGGGACCAGCCCGATGCCGGTGTGCAGCGCCCGCAGGGTCGCGGTCGCCCACAGGTCGCCGACCGGGGTGGCGGGCAGCCCGTACAGCCGTCTGGCCCAGCGCGGCAGCGTGGCGAACGCGAGCAGCGTGATCGCCGGCACCGCCGGCTTGAGCGGCGTCAGGATCAGCGGCAGCGGCGCGTTCAGCGACTGGCGCAGCGGATGGGCCGCCTCGGGGACGAAGCGCAGGACGGGCCGCTGGGCCTCGATGTAGTCGCGCATCTCCCCCACCGTGCCGGGAACCCCGGCCGGGTCGAGGCCGACCACCTCCGCGGCGCGCCGTTGCTCGGCGACGAACGTGTCGGCCTCGGCGTCGGTCAGCCGGACGCCGCTGCGGCGGGCGACCGACAGGTAGGAGTCGACCTCGCCGATGTGCACCCACAGCAGCGCGTCGGGCTCGTCGAGGCGGAAGTCCTCGCCGGTGTCGGGGTCATGGGCGGTCAGCGTGGCGTGGATCTTGCGGACGCGGCGGCCGGCGCGCTCCACCTCGGCTTGGGTGCCGTAGGTCCGGACGCGGACGAACTCGGTGGTCCGCACGAACCGCGACCACGCCTCGCCGGAGTCCATCAGGGCGGAGTTCTGCAGCACACCGCGCATGGCCCGGGGGTGCAGGCCCTGCATGAGAAGCGCACGCAGGCCACCGACCAGGAGGATCGGCTCTCCCATGACGCGCCAGGTCACCGAGCCGGGGCCGAAGATCCCGTGGTCCGTCATAAGTACCTGATTACCCATCCGGGGCGGGGTTCATGTCCAGGTGCCCCCACCCGGTCAGCGCGCCGGCATGCGGCGCACCATGACGCCGACCAGCTCGTCACCCCGGACGAATCCGAAGTCACGGGAGTCCCAGCTG is drawn from Nonomuraea muscovyensis and contains these coding sequences:
- a CDS encoding riboflavin synthase → MFTGIIEEKGQVVAIEPAGDSARMSVRGPLVTSDAAHGDSIAVNGVCLTVVDVDGDVFTVDVIRESLDRSSLGALQAGSPVNLERAVRADQRLGGHIVQGHVDGTAVVLSRESGERWDDLRFSLPPALARYVAEKGSIAIDGISLTVTTVDDDSFGVSLIPTTLQLTTMGGRQVGDVVNIEVDVIAKYVERLVVRQ
- a CDS encoding nicotinamide mononucleotide transporter family protein encodes the protein MNWADAGFNVFGTHVLWTDLIGNIAALSTVLLAMRRSIWTWPVQFTGSVLLFVASVNAGLTGNALKQVMFGVLAVYGWWAWRRGTEGGARLAVRPAQSWERAALVGAMLAGTVLVGLLFYVTKWSWGAEVPLPKGAFLVAADAYIFVGSAAATWAQGRALVDFWVVWVAVDLVGVPLAFSSGLVVSGAVYGVFFVLVVVGFVKWLKEYRSRQDVPGSLAVAS
- a CDS encoding bifunctional 3,4-dihydroxy-2-butanone-4-phosphate synthase/GTP cyclohydrolase II; this translates as MTEIRFDAVERAIADIRAGRPVVVVDDADRENEGDIIFAASRATPELLTFTIRHTSGVICVPMVGEELDRLGLPLMVFENKERMRTAYTISVDARDGVTTGISAADRARTIRALADSATEPNELVRPGHIFPLRYHDGGVLARRGHTEAAVDLARLAGLSPAGVLAEVVNDDGTMARLPELRAFADEHDLALISIEQLVEHRRRTESMVTRVAETNVPTVYGTWRAYGYASALDGGEHVALVYGDLTGGENVLVRAHSECLTGDVFGSLRCDCGPQLDHAMAAIAEEGRGVVVYLRGHEGRGIGLLAKLRAYSLQDSGSDTVEANLELGLPVDAREFSNAGQILADLGVKSVRLLTNNPAKLRGMDGYGIKVLGREPMPVAMNPHNERYLKAKRDRLGHDISEAS
- a CDS encoding oxygenase MpaB family protein is translated as MTDHGIFGPGSVTWRVMGEPILLVGGLRALLMQGLHPRAMRGVLQNSALMDSGEAWSRFVRTTEFVRVRTYGTQAEVERAGRRVRKIHATLTAHDPDTGEDFRLDEPDALLWVHIGEVDSYLSVARRSGVRLTDAEADTFVAEQRRAAEVVGLDPAGVPGTVGEMRDYIEAQRPVLRFVPEAAHPLRQSLNAPLPLILTPLKPAVPAITLLAFATLPRWARRLYGLPATPVGDLWATATLRALHTGIGLVPAQVRYSPAAREARRITAA
- the ribD gene encoding bifunctional diaminohydroxyphosphoribosylaminopyrimidine deaminase/5-amino-6-(5-phosphoribosylamino)uracil reductase RibD, producing the protein METPAAGQPAGTAPATRAQPETPETRKTADVRSVTSVGGVGAGERDAAYMARAVELAALGQGTTSPNPVVGCVVLDAAGRVAGEGFHAYAGGPHAEVAALRQAGERARGGTAYVTLEPCDHTGRTGPCSLALLDAGVARVVIAVPDPNPEAAGGAERLRAHGVAVETGVLAAEAERVNAEWLTFARLGRPHVTWKFAATLDGRSAAADGTSQWITSPEARADVHRLRARADAVMAGIGTVLADDPRLTARPAPAAHPSAEPAAVPAAVPATEPATEPAPVPFAEPAPVLSAVPATEPGARPAAAPAAVLRVVVDSGARTPPTARVLDGEAPTLIAVAADSGPADSGAAGIAGRPGVELLRVPRDPRGGLDLCVLLGELARRDVVSVFLEGGPTLAGSFLAQGLIDRVVAYVAPALLGSGAAALGEAGVATIAGAHRLAFDDVRLVGPDLRLTARPLPARGPSRPGPSPSNPPHPSEEV